ATGATGGTGGACGGGGCATGATTTGTGGAGGCGGTGGTGGCATTCCATTCAATGACGACTGCACTGATTTTTTTGGAGCTGGCACAGTCAATATGTTTCTCAAACTATCTGTTGATGCTTGCTCACTGTTCCTCAATACTTCTGGTCCCTGCAATAAGTTAGGAAGAAAAACAAATGCAAGCCTGGATCTCAATATCAATTAGACatgatataaatataatatgtaaAAATCTCACATCACATTTAAAATGATCTCAAAGTCATCCTTTTTTTGACAAAGAAGAATGTTAATAGCAAATAGCATTTTTGGGATGAACAAGTTCTTCAGAATTCCTATTTGCTACAAATCACATCCCCGAACAATTAGCATTATTTTGTATAGTGAATCAACATATAGTGAAATCTTCACTAGGTGATGGAATTAAAAGAAGGTGCATGTGAAAGTATATTAATAAGAATTATGCTAAACTACCTCCCTGTTTGATGTAATTTCAAAAAGTTACTTTGACCCCAAAGAATCTTTGATGATATCGCACCAACAAATGCTAGCTTTTTCAGCACTTCTGATTTAAGAGGAACTCAGCTATGCAGATTGGTAGCGCCTATCATGTAGATACTAGAGCTTCACTTTTAGACTCAATTGAGAAGACTTTCAGCATTTTTAATTCAAGAGGGAACTCGTAAATGCAAATTGGCATAGCCTATCATGTAGATAGGCATTTGTTAATATTGGTGTTCCAATATAAACGCATTCATACTATCTACCACCTAAGGGAAATGACCAATCAGAAAATCATATAAATTCTTTGACCATTGCACTGAAGCAGCAAGATTCCATTGGTGACTGCCTTCAAAAATGAAAACCCTGTGAAACATAGAAACCAATGGCCCTAACAGAAAGGTCCAGCATCAGGCTGTTAGCGCTTCTTAGAAGGTCAGAGAAAATACCTGGAATATCAAGCAATGAAAGTCAGCAAACACTGTAAATATATTAATGGGGAgtggaaaataaaaacaaaaacaaaaaaaatacccTTGGAGAAAGGGCTTACAAGTATTCATCAAAGCAGATGTTTGTTCCTATATCAGGCAACAGTTAAGTTGGCCAAAGAACCAGGTCGACTTTCTAAATAAATCCTAGGAAAATGTTTTTCAATTGATAATTCAACAACGTTAAACTTCAGTTAAGAGCACACAAAGCAAAAACGTTTTTCCCCACACAGCTTAAATACGGAGTGTCATTACATGTACACAAGTACCTTGTGATAATGCATAGAGAGAATGCATATAAGAGCAGAGCAGGCAAACCAAAAGGGAAGTACAATACACTAAGGGTGCCAAATATTCATAGCCAAAAGGATAATAAAATTCACTAGTCAATCACCTAATCCAGCTAGCTACCAGATATGATGGTTAGCCAATGCCACACCCTGCAAATGAGGCTTTACTTAAGTTGCAAAAGAACTGATTCATCTGTCAAAATAAGTACCTACTATAGGTAAACGATCtagtttaataatttaataatacaaATAAACCAAGTTCAGACCTAACAGCAGGATCAAAAGAAGCACCAATTGTATACAAAAGACCTCTTAATATTACAATTCAAAGTCCTTTTTAACCTCCTTATCACAAATTCTTACATATATGATTCGACATCACATATTCATCCTTCCAGAAGAATGATAAATAACCAGATAAAACCACAGTATGTACAAAAGCTTGAAATTATTGCAGTTCTTTACACAGAAAACAACAGCATATTAGGTGTTTGAAAGGTAGTTAACCTCATGAAAACTATATCCTATAATGTAATGTCAGATATTACAGTAAAATAGATCATTAGGAAATGATTCCATCCATCCTCGAAGTCCACCAAAGAAAATATCCAAATCATCCTCAAAGTCCACCAAATACACAGATTATAACAAACAAAAAATTCCAACCGCAGCTAATAGATTAACATTCTAATTCGAATGGACATAAGCCTTATGTTCGGATGAACACAATGCATAACTCGAAACAATTCAACTATCAAAAAACCTCAGAGgaaaaaaaagataatcaatCATGCAATGGAAAAAGAAGATCCACTAaagcaagaaaaaaaaataaactccatttaaaaaaaaaaaaaaacaagatacCGTATCATGAGCTTTTTAAAATCTAATCCTTCATCCCATTATTGATTCATAGGCATATATTTTTAAGAAAGCTTAGTAATGCAAAATTTTAGACAAATCAAGGATTTTTGAGCTGTAGCACATTAAAACCTTCTTTCTTGCTCTAAGACATTTAAAAACTTTACACGCAAATCTGCTTTGCTTCAAACATCCATGCTAAAACAAAAAAGCAACATGTACCTGATACGCCTGTGAAGTACCCTTTGAACCTATAGGCAACTCCTGAAACTTCCGCCTCTGTGTAGGAGGCTTCTCCTTCTCAAGATTGGAGGAGGTACTTGATGCTGGGGTCGTGCTTGCAACTGATGTTGTAGGTGCAACTGTAGAAGTTAATGGAGATGTTGACTGTCGAAGGGCTAGAGCAACTTGTTGTAAAGGTGTGGCCTGAGGATATATCCCAGCATACCCACTATAGCTCGTTCCTCCATTTACTGAAGGTCGGGGATGGAGATATATGTTTGATTGAGGATGTCCACAGTTAACTGCTTCCACAGATTGATAAGCAGTTGTTTGTGAAAGGACAGATGTCATCTCATGTATTCTAACTGAAGAAGTTGGAATTGTTAGAGTAGATCCCATCTCCGGTAATGTCAAACCAACAGCTACACCTGTATTTGCTTTCTGTTCATTCACAGAACCCTGCACACCATCTAATAACTTTTGTGGAGGTGGAACATCATAATGAACCTTACATGATGAGAACCTGAAAAAGTTGGGGAAAAAAACAATAGCTAATCAGTAGGAATAATTTCATTAGAAAATGTCAGAACTAAATTACCAAATCATCAACTATTTATGCCCTCCAACTAACATGAGAAGGAATTGCATTTAAGAGAAGAAAAATGCATATTAATGCATTGTATATAGCGTACAAGCAGACAAAAAGCATCATTATTCATAGCCTAATTACCTAGAGGCACCACATTCTATGCTTATTGTGTCAAGAAGGTTTTCAGCCAATCGTTTGGCATCTTCAAGGCTCTTCGGATTATTGGCAGACAAGACTAGATAAAGCTGCTGCCGTGCTTCTACACCACAAAGAAATCACATGACAACTATATTAGATAGTGAAATTAAGCTAAATAAGTAAACAATAGCAATCAAATATTTACAAGAAATGTCGCATTAAAGATAAGAAGTACCTCTGTCATTTGGGCTTTCAGAATTTCCAGAGCCACACCCTTTCAGTACAACAGTTGCTCCTGTTTCATTCATAATGTGATTTATATACTGGTCCTGCATGTACACAACCAAACCACCACCAACACAAAAACAATTTCTCCCAATGGCATGGAGATGTGAGAGAAAGCTTGAAACATTAGAATCTCTTACAAATATAAAAATCAATAGATCAGAAAATGTTGCTCTACCTAAAGATAAAAGAACATACTAgttgttaaaaaaatataatttacatattcatccaaaaatgtaTTGCATATCTAAGTTCACACGTATGAAGTGAGATGTCCAACAATAATTTAGTACTGTAGAAAtccataataaaaaatgaaagagcATGAAAAcaattctgtgaagtcaattatgaaaaacaataaaaaagagaaagaaataaagaacTCACATTTGGTCCACGAATTCGAGCAGCAATATTAAGTGATGGGTCTGCGTCAAATCCCAAAAACACACACGTGCTCAGTGCCTGAGAAACCTCATTCAGTTAGAGATTTATGCAATGCACTAATGGTTCCATAGTTAGTCTATAAAGACCTCATTTTTCCACTGTTTTGAAGAAAATTTGTAGGGGCAGCAATTTTGA
The DNA window shown above is from Euphorbia lathyris chromosome 1, ddEupLath1.1, whole genome shotgun sequence and carries:
- the LOC136208408 gene encoding protein RIK isoform X5; the encoded protein is MTEENNATVSSDDPTANHDNSQSRPRKKRKWDQPAESLIAAGVATISGVVPFGNMTSLTGISLPGVASVSGSLLTNQLVTNCATIPPVFQVHSLPQNTSTSVPKSNQYFFQPKIQDELIIAREIVINDAETSIRYKLTKRQTQEEIQMCTGAVVITRGKYRLPNAAPDGERPLYLHISAGAHLKDTAERILAVDRAAAMVEEMLKQGPNLQPSLFTGVKALSTCVFLGFDADPSLNIAARIRGPNDQYINHIMNETGATVVLKGCGSGNSESPNDREARQQLYLVLSANNPKSLEDAKRLAENLLDTISIECGASRFSSCKVHYDVPPPQKLLDGVQGSVNEQKANTGVAVGLTLPEMGSTLTIPTSSVRIHEMTSVLSQTTAYQSVEAVNCGHPQSNIYLHPRPSVNGGTSYSGYAGIYPQATPLQQVALALRQSTSPLTSTVAPTTSVASTTPASSTSSNLEKEKPPTQRRKFQELPIGSKGTSQAYQVFSLTF
- the LOC136208408 gene encoding protein RIK isoform X3 codes for the protein MTEENNATVSSDDPTANHDNSQSRPRKKRKWDQPAESLIAAGVATISGVVPFGNMTSLTGISLPGVASVSGSLLTNQLVTNCATIPPVFQVHSLPQNTSTSVPKSNQPKIQDELIIAREIVINDAETSIRYKLTKRQTQEEIQMCTGAVVITRGKYRLPNAAPDGERPLYLHISAGAHLKDTAERILAVDRAAAMVEEMLKQGPNLQPSLFTGVKALSTCVFLGFDADPSLNIAARIRGPNDQYINHIMNETGATVVLKGCGSGNSESPNDREARQQLYLVLSANNPKSLEDAKRLAENLLDTISIECGASRFSSCKVHYDVPPPQKLLDGVQGSVNEQKANTGVAVGLTLPEMGSTLTIPTSSVRIHEMTSVLSQTTAYQSVEAVNCGHPQSNIYLHPRPSVNGGTSYSGYAGIYPQATPLQQVALALRQSTSPLTSTVAPTTSVASTTPASSTSSNLEKEKPPTQRRKFQELPIGSKGTSQAYQGPEVLRNSEQASTDSLRNILTVPAPKKSVQSSLNGMPPPPPQIMPRPPSSNGMLPPRTMLPPPPPPKFSSSHTTQKQEKNIISNKSKSVIVTDVPDTLVKLMEYGEEDDDPDETCEESDHGNSTAAVRKPFWAL
- the LOC136208408 gene encoding protein RIK isoform X1 — its product is MTEENNATVSSDDPTANHDNSQSRPRKKRKWDQPAESLIAAGVATISGVVPFGNMTSLTGISLPGVASVSGSLLTNQLVTNCATIPPVFQVHSLPQNTSTSVPKSNQYFFQPKIQDELIIAREIVINDAETSIRYKLTKRQTQEEIQMCTGAVVITRGKYRLPNAAPDGERPLYLHISAGAHLKDTAERILAVDRAAAMVEEMLKQGPNLQPSLFTGVKALSTCVFLGFDADPSLNIAARIRGPNDQYINHIMNETGATVVLKGCGSGNSESPNDREARQQLYLVLSANNPKSLEDAKRLAENLLDTISIECGASRFSSCKVHYDVPPPQKLLDGVQGSVNEQKANTGVAVGLTLPEMGSTLTIPTSSVRIHEMTSVLSQTTAYQSVEAVNCGHPQSNIYLHPRPSVNGGTSYSGYAGIYPQATPLQQVALALRQSTSPLTSTVAPTTSVASTTPASSTSSNLEKEKPPTQRRKFQELPIGSKGTSQAYQGPEVLRNSEQASTDSLRNILTVPAPKKSVQSSLNGMPPPPPQIMPRPPSSNGMLPPRTMLPPPPPPKFSSSHTTQKQEKNIISNKSKSVIVTDVPDTLVKLMEYGEEDDDPDETCEESDHGNSTAAVRKPFWAL
- the LOC136208408 gene encoding protein RIK isoform X2, which gives rise to MTEENNATVSSDDPTANHDNSQSRPRKKRKWDQPAESLIAAGVATISGVVPFGNMTSLTGISLPGVASVSGSLLTNQLVTNCATIPPVFQVHSLPQNTSTSVPKSNQYFFQPKIQDELIIAREIVINDAETSIRYKLTKRQTQEEIQMCTGAVVITRGKYRLPNAAPDGERPLYLHISAGAHLKDTAERILAVDRAAAMVEEMLKQGPNLQPSLFTGVKALSTCVFLGFDADPSLNIAARIRGPNDQYINHIMNETGATVVLKGCGSGNSESPNDRARQQLYLVLSANNPKSLEDAKRLAENLLDTISIECGASRFSSCKVHYDVPPPQKLLDGVQGSVNEQKANTGVAVGLTLPEMGSTLTIPTSSVRIHEMTSVLSQTTAYQSVEAVNCGHPQSNIYLHPRPSVNGGTSYSGYAGIYPQATPLQQVALALRQSTSPLTSTVAPTTSVASTTPASSTSSNLEKEKPPTQRRKFQELPIGSKGTSQAYQGPEVLRNSEQASTDSLRNILTVPAPKKSVQSSLNGMPPPPPQIMPRPPSSNGMLPPRTMLPPPPPPKFSSSHTTQKQEKNIISNKSKSVIVTDVPDTLVKLMEYGEEDDDPDETCEESDHGNSTAAVRKPFWAL
- the LOC136208408 gene encoding protein RIK isoform X4 → MTSLTGISLPGVASVSGSLLTNQLVTNCATIPPVFQVHSLPQNTSTSVPKSNQYFFQPKIQDELIIAREIVINDAETSIRYKLTKRQTQEEIQMCTGAVVITRGKYRLPNAAPDGERPLYLHISAGAHLKDTAERILAVDRAAAMVEEMLKQGPNLQPSLFTGVKALSTCVFLGFDADPSLNIAARIRGPNDQYINHIMNETGATVVLKGCGSGNSESPNDREARQQLYLVLSANNPKSLEDAKRLAENLLDTISIECGASRFSSCKVHYDVPPPQKLLDGVQGSVNEQKANTGVAVGLTLPEMGSTLTIPTSSVRIHEMTSVLSQTTAYQSVEAVNCGHPQSNIYLHPRPSVNGGTSYSGYAGIYPQATPLQQVALALRQSTSPLTSTVAPTTSVASTTPASSTSSNLEKEKPPTQRRKFQELPIGSKGTSQAYQGPEVLRNSEQASTDSLRNILTVPAPKKSVQSSLNGMPPPPPQIMPRPPSSNGMLPPRTMLPPPPPPKFSSSHTTQKQEKNIISNKSKSVIVTDVPDTLVKLMEYGEEDDDPDETCEESDHGNSTAAVRKPFWAL